A stretch of the Duncaniella dubosii genome encodes the following:
- a CDS encoding IS110 family RNA-guided transposase — MVQSNKKDFSGQNISIGIDVHLRTWSVTVLTPSGFMRTHTQKASAKELFEHLNKHYPNGSYHAAYETGFSGFSTYYALTELGIKCTVVHAADVPTTQKEKVSKSDPVDSKKLAKALMRGELGSVYIHSKDSLDDRALVRHRATIVKLSGGIKSRIKHLLYNNGVEYPEEYFRSNRHWTRSFITWLQNDVRLLSDTRVSLDLLIAEVLHYRERLLDVNRRLRSLARSDRYAEKYGILMSVPGIGSTIAMSLLTEIDDIGRFSNQRQFASFLGLVPMMSSSGDKEYVGEKTFRGNKFLGPKIVEASWIAIRHDAELSAKFGALCTRGMKSQEAIIRIARKLSNIIFSVLKSNRRYECR, encoded by the coding sequence ATGGTACAAAGTAACAAAAAAGATTTCAGCGGACAAAATATCTCTATTGGTATCGACGTCCATCTGAGAACATGGAGTGTCACGGTGCTCACCCCCTCTGGTTTTATGCGCACTCATACTCAAAAGGCTTCGGCCAAAGAGCTCTTTGAACATTTGAACAAGCATTATCCTAACGGTAGCTACCATGCAGCCTACGAGACGGGGTTTTCGGGCTTCTCGACCTATTATGCCCTGACTGAGCTTGGTATAAAATGCACCGTGGTACATGCGGCTGACGTTCCGACCACCCAGAAGGAAAAGGTCTCGAAGTCAGACCCGGTGGATTCAAAAAAGCTGGCCAAAGCCCTTATGCGCGGTGAGCTCGGCAGTGTGTACATTCACTCGAAGGACAGCCTCGATGACCGTGCGCTGGTACGCCACCGCGCCACTATTGTGAAGCTTTCCGGCGGCATAAAATCCAGAATCAAGCATCTGCTGTACAACAACGGCGTGGAGTACCCCGAAGAATATTTCCGAAGCAACCGCCACTGGACAAGAAGTTTCATAACGTGGTTGCAGAATGACGTGCGGTTGCTCTCCGACACACGGGTCTCGCTTGACCTGCTCATTGCCGAGGTACTCCATTACAGGGAACGCCTCCTTGATGTGAACCGCAGATTGCGCTCGCTGGCGCGCAGCGACAGGTATGCCGAGAAATACGGCATCCTGATGTCGGTTCCAGGCATTGGTTCGACAATTGCCATGAGCCTGCTTACCGAGATTGACGACATCGGTCGCTTCAGTAACCAGCGCCAGTTCGCATCGTTCCTCGGACTCGTGCCGATGATGTCGTCAAGCGGCGACAAGGAATACGTCGGTGAGAAGACTTTCCGGGGAAACAAATTCCTCGGTCCAAAAATAGTCGAGGCCTCATGGATAGCCATACGGCACGACGCGGAACTCTCCGCAAAGTTCGGCGCATTGTGCACCCGCGGAATGAAGTCGCAGGAAGCCATAATCCGGATAGCCCGCAAGCTCTCCAACATAATATTTTCCGTACTGAAATCAAACCGCAGATATGAATGCCGTTAG
- a CDS encoding TonB-dependent receptor produces the protein MEYNIEGGTAWYGLGNDNSMNYGISFSTGLMKNGWAMTFLGSRKTGDGYVQGTDYEQFNYFFNISKRLNDKNQISLTVTGAPQTHYKRSSQDGLSVQGWQDVANFMPKGQAYRYNPTYGFGLNGERKTSQYNVYNKPVAMLNHVWQINHKSSLSSVVYASIGTGYGSSGQASTSSLRNYWYGSSNGNLNWNTYENNGVTYHFRHPNGQFAYDQIQLMNQNSTTGSLMVMSNSVNNHKWFGGISNYKNEINDHLSVTAGVDIRYYYGEHTNEISDLYNGAYFIDNANRASATNRRTFATEAEKLAYQNQKLGVGDVVYRNWDSRIWQEGLYAQAEYQAFDKKLNVVLAGAVNLNTYTRYEHFYANEEDSESPSKTFFAGNIKAGANYNIDRHNNVFINGGYITRAPYLQYGVFVSPANSNAINPNPKNEKVQAVEVGYEYHSPKFTAQLNGYYTMWKDRTLITSGTLSYDNDRYTATMNGVDSRYMGVELNFVYKPVKWFELSGMFACADNTWQNDPVGYYYNSSGQALASLGDRNVPATITTPLSPDHLFATIDQKGIKVGGSAQMTGALGVQFRPFNGFRIGADWTCNARNFSDFSLSNNSSVSIAPGQTLKISEPWEIPFGNQLDLNASYNFPITEGVRCTFQANVYNAFNNYYIMDAYTDYSSVGTWENAYRIFYSTGRTFNLRVKLHF, from the coding sequence TTGGAATACAACATAGAAGGTGGCACTGCATGGTACGGCCTCGGCAACGACAACTCGATGAACTACGGTATTTCATTCTCGACCGGCCTGATGAAGAATGGCTGGGCCATGACCTTCCTCGGTTCGCGTAAGACCGGCGACGGATATGTGCAGGGTACGGACTATGAGCAGTTCAACTACTTCTTCAATATCTCCAAGCGTCTCAACGATAAGAACCAGATTTCACTCACCGTGACAGGCGCACCCCAGACCCACTACAAGCGCAGTTCTCAGGACGGTCTTTCGGTTCAGGGATGGCAGGATGTAGCCAACTTTATGCCCAAGGGTCAGGCTTACCGCTATAATCCGACCTACGGTTTCGGACTCAACGGCGAGCGTAAGACATCGCAATACAATGTCTACAACAAGCCTGTCGCGATGCTCAACCACGTATGGCAGATTAACCACAAGTCGTCACTCTCATCTGTTGTCTATGCCTCTATCGGTACAGGCTACGGTTCAAGTGGTCAGGCTTCCACCAGCAGTCTGCGTAACTATTGGTATGGCTCAAGCAACGGTAATCTTAACTGGAATACATACGAAAACAACGGTGTGACTTACCATTTCCGCCATCCCAACGGCCAGTTTGCCTACGACCAGATTCAGCTCATGAACCAGAACAGCACCACCGGTTCACTCATGGTGATGTCAAACTCTGTCAACAACCACAAATGGTTTGGCGGTATCTCCAACTACAAGAACGAGATTAACGACCATCTCTCTGTCACTGCCGGTGTCGACATCCGTTACTACTATGGCGAGCATACAAATGAGATTTCCGACCTCTACAACGGCGCATACTTCATTGATAACGCCAACCGTGCGTCGGCTACAAACCGCCGTACTTTCGCTACCGAGGCTGAAAAGCTCGCTTATCAGAACCAGAAACTCGGTGTCGGCGATGTGGTTTACCGCAACTGGGACAGCCGTATCTGGCAGGAGGGTCTATATGCACAGGCAGAATATCAGGCTTTCGACAAGAAACTCAACGTTGTGCTTGCCGGTGCTGTCAACCTTAACACCTACACACGCTATGAGCATTTCTATGCTAACGAAGAGGATAGCGAATCACCGTCGAAGACCTTCTTCGCAGGCAATATCAAGGCAGGTGCAAACTACAACATTGACCGCCACAACAACGTCTTCATCAACGGCGGTTACATCACACGCGCTCCCTACCTCCAGTATGGCGTGTTCGTTTCTCCCGCCAACTCCAATGCCATCAACCCCAATCCAAAAAACGAGAAGGTTCAGGCAGTCGAGGTCGGCTATGAGTACCATTCACCCAAGTTCACAGCCCAGCTCAACGGCTACTACACCATGTGGAAGGACCGTACGCTCATCACTTCTGGTACGCTTTCCTATGACAATGACCGTTACACAGCCACAATGAACGGTGTCGACTCGCGCTATATGGGTGTCGAACTCAACTTCGTCTATAAGCCCGTCAAATGGTTCGAGCTTTCAGGTATGTTTGCCTGCGCTGACAATACATGGCAGAACGACCCTGTCGGTTATTACTACAACAGTTCAGGTCAGGCTCTCGCAAGTCTCGGCGACCGCAATGTCCCTGCGACCATCACTACTCCGCTTTCGCCCGACCATCTTTTCGCCACAATCGACCAGAAAGGTATAAAGGTCGGTGGTTCGGCTCAGATGACAGGCGCTCTCGGCGTTCAGTTCCGCCCCTTCAACGGTTTCCGTATCGGTGCTGACTGGACATGCAATGCACGCAACTTCAGCGACTTCTCGCTCTCAAACAACAGTAGTGTCTCTATTGCCCCCGGACAGACTCTCAAGATTTCCGAGCCATGGGAAATCCCCTTCGGCAATCAGCTCGACCTCAATGCAAGCTATAATTTCCCGATCACCGAAGGTGTGCGCTGCACATTCCAGGCCAACGTCTACAACGCATTCAACAACTACTACATCATGGATGCCTATACAGACTACAGCTCGGTCGGCACATGGGAAAACGCCTATCGTATTTTCTACAGCACCGGACGCACATTCAACCTCCGTGTGAAACTTCATTTCTAA
- a CDS encoding carboxypeptidase-like regulatory domain-containing protein gives MIRRLILLAVALMLTCVSAVAAPNDIKCSGVLVAEDGEPIIGATISVPGTKIVATTDVDGRFTLTVPKGKEIHVNYIGYKPLNLIASSNLGEIRMEVESQMLSDVVVTQSIARTRRTPVAVSAVDAATLDIKLGNQELPEVLKTTPGVWATKDGGGFGDAKINIRGFKSSNTATMVNGVPSTIWNGAVSTGLTGQVSAT, from the coding sequence ATGATTAGGAGACTTATTCTCTTAGCAGTGGCCCTTATGCTGACATGTGTGTCGGCTGTGGCTGCCCCTAACGACATTAAGTGCAGCGGTGTACTTGTCGCGGAAGATGGCGAGCCCATTATTGGTGCTACCATTTCAGTGCCCGGTACTAAAATCGTGGCGACGACAGATGTCGACGGGCGTTTTACCCTGACCGTTCCCAAGGGTAAGGAAATCCATGTTAATTACATCGGTTACAAACCTCTCAACCTCATTGCAAGCTCCAATCTCGGAGAAATCAGAATGGAAGTGGAGTCACAGATGCTCAGTGACGTCGTTGTGACCCAGTCAATCGCACGTACGCGTCGCACTCCGGTGGCAGTTTCGGCAGTCGACGCTGCTACACTTGACATAAAGCTCGGCAATCAGGAGCTTCCTGAAGTCCTCAAGACCACTCCCGGCGTATGGGCGACAAAGGACGGCGGCGGTTTCGGCGATGCCAAGATCAACATCCGTGGCTTCAAGTCGTCAAACACCGCCACAATGGTCAACGGTGTCCCGTCAACGATATGGAATGGGGCGGTATCTACTGGTCTAACTGGTCAGGTCTCGGCGACGTGA